In one window of Paludisphaera rhizosphaerae DNA:
- a CDS encoding carbohydrate kinase family protein yields the protein MSTPSSPSSRPPVISAGMVLVDHLTPPIPRMPKAGELIAVEQLYLATGGGVSNTSMALGRLGVPVSASARIGDDAFGRFIVETLQSGGVGTEYIQVDPERETSQTLIVNVQGEDRRFIHTLGANRGYEAADMDEALSVPPKVLHIGYFLILPKLDGAELAKRLARVQQAGGHTILDVVTPGEGDYITPLREVLPYTDVFVPNTDEAALILGEHDPIRQARAFRDMGARRVVVTMGDRGLVSLSDDNEVRMGTFPVTFVDGTGGGDSFNAGYIVGLLEGRNEIDCLTLASAVGASCVREVGATTGVFRRGEVDEFLARHEIPVDRIAVS from the coding sequence GTGTCGACGCCCTCCTCTCCCTCGTCGCGACCCCCCGTCATCTCCGCGGGGATGGTTCTGGTCGACCATCTGACGCCGCCGATCCCTCGGATGCCGAAGGCCGGCGAGTTGATCGCCGTGGAACAGCTTTATCTCGCCACCGGCGGCGGTGTGTCGAACACGAGCATGGCGCTGGGGAGGCTGGGAGTGCCGGTCTCGGCGTCGGCCCGGATCGGCGACGACGCCTTCGGGCGGTTCATCGTCGAGACGCTGCAATCAGGAGGGGTCGGGACGGAGTACATCCAGGTCGACCCGGAGCGCGAGACCAGCCAGACGCTCATCGTGAACGTCCAGGGGGAGGACCGCCGGTTCATCCACACCCTGGGGGCGAACCGCGGCTATGAAGCGGCCGACATGGACGAGGCCCTCTCCGTCCCGCCCAAGGTCCTGCACATCGGCTACTTCCTGATCCTGCCGAAGCTGGACGGGGCCGAGTTGGCGAAGCGGCTCGCCCGCGTGCAGCAGGCCGGCGGCCACACGATCCTGGACGTCGTCACCCCGGGCGAGGGGGACTACATCACTCCCCTGCGCGAGGTGCTCCCCTACACCGACGTCTTCGTCCCCAACACCGACGAGGCCGCTCTCATCCTGGGCGAGCACGACCCGATCCGCCAGGCCCGCGCCTTCCGCGACATGGGAGCCCGCCGCGTTGTGGTGACGATGGGCGACCGGGGTCTGGTCTCGCTCTCGGACGACAACGAGGTCCGCATGGGCACCTTCCCCGTCACCTTCGTCGACGGCACCGGCGGCGGCGACTCGTTCAACGCCGGCTACATCGTCGGTCTTCTGGAAGGTCGCAATGAGATCGACTGCCTCACCCTCGCCAGTGCCGTCGGCGCGAGCTGCGTGCGTGAGGTCGGCGCCACCACCGGCGTCTTCCGCCGTGGCGAGGTCGACGAGTTTCTCGCCCGCCACGAGATCCCTGTCGACCGGATCGCGGTGAGCTGA